From Corvus cornix cornix isolate S_Up_H32 chromosome 17, ASM73873v5, whole genome shotgun sequence, the proteins below share one genomic window:
- the EGFL7 gene encoding epidermal growth factor-like protein 7: MQSLLCLLWGLLLILSTTGTEGFARAGRRVCAAGLPSRLSAHAESHVQPVYQPYLTTCQGHRLCSTYRTIYRVAYRQRSRQLPEPTASCCPGWSRANGHTLGCNRALCWEPCQNGGSCAFPGRCSCPPGWMGRACQTDVDECASQSHGCSQLCINTAGSFHCACWDGFSLAADDKGCQPLVPAPGTDTPSQAGPSSEMKEEMKDLRSRVEALEQKLQLVLAPFHNLMPPEDVGADPISRLSHSLQQLDRIDSLSEQISFLEERLETCSCKNEL, encoded by the exons ATGCAgagcctcctctgcctcctctggggactcctcctcatcctcagcaCCACCGGCACGGAGGGCTTTGCCCGGGCAGG CCGCAGGGTGTGCGCCGCGGGGCTGCCGAGCCGGCTGAGCGCCCACGCCGAGTCCCACGTGCAGCCCGTGTACCAGCCCTACCTCACCACCTGCCAGGGCCACCGCCTCTGCAGCACCTACAG GACCATCTACAGGGTTGCCTACAGGCAGAGGTCCAGGCAGCTGCCTGAGCCCACGGCCTCgtgctgtcctggctggagcagagcgAACGGCCACACGCTCGGCTGTAACAgag ctctgtgctgggagccgTGCCAGAACGGCGGGAGCTGCGCCTTCCCCGGGAGATGCTCCTGCCCACCCGGCTGGATGGGCCGAGCCTGCCAGACAG ACGTGGATGAATGTGCCAGCCAGAGCCACGggtgcagccagctctgcatcAACACAGCCGGGAGCTTCCACTGCGCCTGCTGGGATGGCTTCAGCCTGGCTGCCGATGACAAGGGGTGCCAGCCCCTGGTGCCAGCGCCTGGGACAGACACCCCCAGCCAAGCAG GTCCCTCCAgtgaaatgaaggaagaaatgaaGGACCTGAGGAGCAGAGTAGAAGCGCTGGAGCAG aaGCTCCAGCTGGTGCTGGCCCCCTTCCACAACCTCATGCCGCCAGAGGATGTCGGTGCAGACCCCATCAGCCGCCTGTCCCACTCCCTCCAGCAGTTGGACAGGATCGACTCCCTGAGCGAGCAGATCTCTTTCCTGGAGGAGCGGCTGGAGACCT GTTCCTGCAAGAATGAACTTTAG